In bacterium, the following are encoded in one genomic region:
- a CDS encoding FtsX-like permease family protein has translation MRKKRRIPEAVKEGKIGRISQLPLRVALKFTLQNIRIRFGREILAAGGTFLGTAFLMSTFMQNRVLHAVEKNLPPDIQARAVWIAAVALVVCTIGITNSMLIAVSERFREIGTMKCLGALDSLIVRLFLLEALLLGVAASVGGAILGFIFSFLAYWGKYGWRKFIHALPIGGTLHDFLLVLAIGVVLTVIATIWPAYRASRLPAAAALRVEV, from the coding sequence ATGAGGAAAAAAAGGAGAATACCCGAAGCCGTTAAGGAAGGCAAAATCGGAAGGATAAGCCAGCTACCTCTACGAGTAGCGCTGAAGTTCACCCTTCAGAACATTCGCATTCGCTTTGGGAGGGAGATACTGGCAGCGGGAGGAACCTTCCTTGGAACCGCCTTTCTGATGTCCACCTTTATGCAGAATCGCGTCCTACACGCCGTTGAAAAGAACCTCCCTCCTGATATCCAAGCGAGAGCGGTTTGGATAGCTGCGGTTGCTTTGGTTGTATGTACGATTGGAATTACAAATTCAATGCTCATCGCTGTTTCAGAAAGGTTCAGGGAGATAGGGACGATGAAATGCCTCGGCGCTCTGGATTCCCTTATCGTCAGGCTTTTCCTCCTTGAAGCATTGCTTTTGGGTGTTGCTGCCTCCGTGGGAGGCGCAATACTTGGCTTCATTTTCTCCTTCCTCGCCTATTGGGGTAAATACGGATGGAGGAAGTTCATCCACGCCCTACCTATTGGTGGAACTCTTCACGATTTCCTCTTGGTTCTCGCAATCGGTGTAGTCCTCACCGTTATCGCCACCATCTGGCCAGCTTACAGAGCCTCACGGCTCCCCGCCGCCGCTGCTCTACGAGTTGAGGTTTAA
- a CDS encoding ABC transporter ATP-binding protein, translating into MAVAEYIVRTKDLVKEYVMGDTVLRALDGVSLDIRRGEYISIMGPSGSGKTTLFNMIGGLDRPTSGSVFIDEVDIAQLDAYELAWLRCRRIGYIFQTFNLIPVMTALENVTLPMIFAGLTTDEAIEKGVELLKLVGLGDRLHHKPNELSGGQQQRVAIARALANDPGIVLADEPTGNLDLRTGKEIINLLKKLNQEKGVTIISATHDLKMIDVSDRVVWIRDGKIERIEEREKLELKVGEIEGEEGG; encoded by the coding sequence ATGGCTGTTGCCGAATATATTGTGCGAACGAAAGACCTAGTCAAGGAGTATGTTATGGGAGATACCGTCCTCAGGGCTTTGGATGGTGTTTCCCTTGATATCCGCCGAGGAGAATATATCTCCATTATGGGACCCTCAGGCTCCGGTAAGACCACCCTCTTCAATATGATAGGTGGCTTGGATAGACCTACCTCGGGTTCCGTCTTCATAGATGAGGTGGATATCGCCCAGCTGGATGCCTATGAGCTTGCCTGGCTGAGATGCAGACGTATCGGCTATATTTTCCAAACCTTCAACCTAATCCCCGTTATGACCGCCCTTGAGAATGTGACCCTCCCCATGATTTTCGCTGGTTTGACCACTGACGAGGCGATTGAAAAGGGTGTAGAACTACTGAAGCTCGTCGGTTTGGGAGATAGGCTCCATCATAAGCCAAACGAACTCTCCGGCGGTCAGCAACAGAGAGTGGCAATCGCAAGAGCTCTCGCCAATGACCCGGGAATCGTCCTAGCCGACGAGCCCACGGGAAACCTTGACCTCCGCACAGGAAAGGAAATAATCAACCTCCTTAAGAAACTAAATCAGGAAAAGGGTGTTACCATCATCTCCGCTACCCACGACCTGAAAATGATAGATGTTTCCGATAGAGTAGTCTGGATTAGAGACGGAAAAATAGAAAGAATAGAAGAAAGAGAGAAATTAGAGCTGAAAGTAGGAGAGATAGAGGGAGAAGAAGGCGGTTAA